From the Spirochaetaceae bacterium genome, the window TGAGGACATTCCTACACCCAATTTACATAATTTGCCGGAAAATAATTTAATGTTTGATTTAAATTTTTTAATGAATATAAATGGCAGTACGGCTACTTACCCGTTATCGGTTAATTTAATCAGGTTTTTTAGAGGTATTTTAGATGACGAGTTAATGGCCGCTAGTCCCGCTCTTTTTGATACCGATTGGGATGGAGGCATAATTTTTTGGCCATTAGGCCAGCCCAGAACGATGGGAGAAAGTGCCATAAGGAGAGGTTTTTTCCATAACGGTACGGCTAGCGCTTACCAGCTTTTAATTAGCGGCCAGCGAGGTACCGGAATAAACCCTCCGCCCCTTATCTTTGCGGTACAGCCCGATGAAGCCAGCAGGCGGCTGGCTCAACAACAAAATACCGAGCTCATCTTAACACCTATCATTAACGATGGCTTTATCTTTATGGTGCATACCGATAACCCTGTAAACAATCTTACTTTAGAGCAACTGTGCGCTATTTACAGCGGGCAAATTACTAACTGGGCTCAAGTAGGCGGCCGTGATGAGCCTATTGTGGCCTTTCAGCGCAACGAAGGCAGCGGCAGCCAAACGGCTATGAACAATATGGTTATGCTTGGCACACCAATGATGGCTGCGCCATCGGCTTTAGTGCAAGGTTTTATGGGTAGCCTTTTGCAGCACGCTTTTCCTTTTGATGGCGGTTTGGCGAGTATCGGCTACAGTTATGGTTTTTATGTGCGTAATATGGCCGGGCGGAACGATATAAAGTTTTTAAGTATTAACGATATAGCCCCAACCGATGAAAATATTAGCAGCGGTTTGTATCCGCTAACTACGCAATATTACGTCGTAACGGTAGCGGGACGGGATAACACAGAGGCTAATAGGTTGATACAGTTTATCTTGAGCCCAACGGGCCAAGAGATTTTACGCAGGATTGGTTATATCCCGGTGAATGAATAAAATAATTTCCCTTTGCCGGGGAAAATTTGGAAATGCCGCATAGCGGTAGGGTAATAACATGAAAAAGATATTATTGCTGGTAAGTTTATGGTTATTTGCTTGCGGAATTAATGAAGAGGCTAGTCAGCAATTAATTGACCATATGAGCTTTATAGAAAATGAACTTGAAGCTTTAATCGAAAGCGGAGTGATAGAACACATTATTAATAACGAGCAAGAGCAACTATCGGAAGGGTTTGTTGCCTTAAACGATGTACTTCCCGAGCAATTAGCCCAGCTTAATGCAACTTTAACCGGTGTATGGATAGATATTAATAGCGAACAAGTTTTAGTGGATTATTTTATGCCGGCCGGAGAGGTAACTTTTTATGATACAACGATAGAGTGGCATAGGCAATTTACTCGGGCGGCGGCACCGGCTTATATCATCGATATAGGCAGAGGTTTTATAGCCATACAGCTTCTCTTTGAGGTGAGTGGC encodes:
- a CDS encoding substrate-binding domain-containing protein, giving the protein EDIPTPNLHNLPENNLMFDLNFLMNINGSTATYPLSVNLIRFFRGILDDELMAASPALFDTDWDGGIIFWPLGQPRTMGESAIRRGFFHNGTASAYQLLISGQRGTGINPPPLIFAVQPDEASRRLAQQQNTELILTPIINDGFIFMVHTDNPVNNLTLEQLCAIYSGQITNWAQVGGRDEPIVAFQRNEGSGSQTAMNNMVMLGTPMMAAPSALVQGFMGSLLQHAFPFDGGLASIGYSYGFYVRNMAGRNDIKFLSINDIAPTDENISSGLYPLTTQYYVVTVAGRDNTEANRLIQFILSPTGQEILRRIGYIPVNE